From one Lotus japonicus ecotype B-129 chromosome 3, LjGifu_v1.2 genomic stretch:
- the LOC130747350 gene encoding linoleate 13S-lipoxygenase 2-1, chloroplastic-like, producing the protein MIKPHQLQHQTQHNTNQTLLFHQRPFVHRSASLPLWSWKQVQNQKQVKRLLQLVPPNVQSNSTSSATTATDTAEIKTTTENGTAVKLKAVVKVKITSSGFFSSLRLDQRIDDLTDLLGKSILLELVSSELDPETGTEKETIKAYAHKAGRGEESVKYEADFKIPNDFGEVGAILVENEHHTEMFLETILLDGFPDGPVHIDCSSWVHSKFNSLTKRVFFTNKCYLPSETPSGLRRLREEELSNLRGNGEGERKSFERIYDYDVYNDIGDPDHSLDLQRPPLGGKLHPYPRRCRTGRPHSEADRLSEKRTRQFYVPRDECFSEVKELTFSTKALHAVLLILLPSLGSIMREGELSFSFFHDIDSLFSVGLDLPPENEPEKGFLGTMMPRLVKSISGDSGHVLRFEIPETMNRDRFFWFRDEEFARQTVAGLNPYSIKLVKEWPLRSKLDPNIYGPAESAITSEMINKEIGGILSVEKAIEEKKLFMLDYHDILLPFVRKVRKLKGKSLYGSRTLFFLNSEGTLRPLAIELTRPPMDGKGQWKQVFRPSWHSTSIWLWRIAKAHVLAHDSGYHQLVSHWLRTHCVTEPYVIATNRQLSVAHPIYRLLHPHFRYTMEINALAREALINANGTIESSFSPGKYSMELCSAAYGLEWRFDMEALPADLIRRGMAVEDPFAPHGLRLTIPDYPFANDGLLLWDAIKLWVTDYVNHYYPEPKLVELDEELQAWWTEIRTVGHADKKDEPWWPVLKTPKDLIKILNIIIWVTSGHHAAVNFGQYTYGGYFPNRPTIARTKVPSEDPTEEEWKKFIAKPERALLKCFPSKLQATRVMAVLDILSTHSPDEEYIGEKMEPSWAENPVIKAAFERFRERLKKIEKIIDDRNENPKLKNRNGAGVVPYELLKPFSKPGLTSMGVPCSISI; encoded by the exons atgataaaGCCTCATCAACTGCAGCATCAAACACAGCACAACACCAATCAAACCCTCCTGTTTCATCAACGCCCATTCGTCCATAGAAGTGCATCTCTTCCGCTATGGTCATGGAAGCAAGTGCAAAACCAAAAGCAGGTTAAGCGCCTCCTCCAACTCGTTCCTCCCAATGTTCAAAGCAACTCTACTTCTTCTGCAACAACTGCAACAGATACTGCAGAGATTAAGACCACCACAGAAAATGGCACTGCAGTGAAGCTTAAAGCTGTGGTTAAGGTTAAGATAACTTCTTCTGGTTTTTTCTCCAGTCTGAGGTTAGACCAGAGAATCGATGATCTCACGGATTTGCTTGGTAAATCTATCCTCTTGGAGCTAGTTAGCTCCGAACTTGACCCCG AGACAGGGACAGAGAAGGAGACAATAAAAGCGTACGCACACAAAGCAGGACGAGGTGAAGAATCTGTCAAGTATGAAGCTGATTTCAAAATCCCAAACGATTTCGGAGAAGTCGGTGCTATTCTTGTGGAGAATGAGCACCACACGGAGATGTTCCTCGAAACCATTCTCCTCGATGGTTTCCCAGATGGTCCTGTTCACATTGATTGTTCCTCTTGGGTTCACTCCAAGTTCAATTCCCTCACCAAACGGGTCTTCTTCACCAACAAG TGTTACTTGCCGTCGGAGACACCGAGTGGGCTAAGGAGATTGAGAGAAGAGGAATTGAGTAATCTGCGGGGCAATGGTGAAGGTGAACGCAAGAGCTTTGAGAGGATATATGATTATGATGTGTACAATGACATTGGGGATCCTGATCATAGCCTTGATCTGCAAAGACCTCCTTTAGGTGGCAAACTACATCCATATCCGAGACGTTGTCGAACTGGCCGTCCGCATAGCGAAGCAG ATCGGTTATCTGAAAAGAGAACTAGACAATTTTATGTTCCAAGGGATGAGTGCTTCTCAGAGGTGAAGGAGCTAACGTTCTCGACCAAGGCCTTACATGCAGTGCTGCTAATATTGCTTCCATCTTTGGGGAGTATTATGAGAGAAGGGGAGCTTTCTTTTTCATTCTTTCACGACATAGATTCACTTTTCAGCGTTGGACTTGACTTGCCTCCTGAAAATGAACCTGAGAAGGGATTCTTAGGAACCATGATGCCTAGGCTCGTCAAAAGTATTTCTGGTGATAGCGGACATGTGCTTCGCTTTGAGATCCCAGAAACAATGAACA GGGACAGGTTTTTCTGGTTCCGGGATGAGGAATTCGCTAGACAGACTGTTGCTGGTCTCAACCCATACAGCATTAAATTGGTCAAA GAATGGCCATTGAGGAGTAAACTTGATCCAAATATATATGGTCCAGCAGAATCAGCAATCACCTCAGAAATGATCAATAAAGAGATTGGAGGCATACTTTCTGTAGAAAAG GCGATCGAAGAAAAGAAGCTGTTCATGCTAGACTACCATGACATATTGTTACCCTTTGTAAGAAAAGTACGCAAACTCAAAGGAAAATCACTCTATGGTTCACGAACTTTGTTCTTTCTAAATTCAGAGGGGACTCTGAGGCCTCTTGCCATTGAGCTGACTAGGCCACCAATGGATGGAAAGGGCCAATGGAAGCAAGTTTTCAGACCTTCTTGGCACTCAACCAGTATTTGGCTCTGGAGGATTGCCAAGGCTCATGTTCTTGCACATGACTCTGGCTATCACCAACTTGTCAGTCATTG GTTAAGAACTCATTGTGTGACAGAGCCCTATGTTATTGCAACTAATAGGCAACTTAGTGTGGCACACCCCATATATAGATTGTTACACCCTCATTTTCGTTACACGATGGAGATTAATGCTCTGGCACGGGAAGCCCTTATCAATGCTAATGGCACAATTGAGAGTTCATTCTCGCCAGGAAAGTACTCTATGGAGCTTTGCTCGGCTGCTTACGGTCTTGAATGGCGATTTGACATGGAGGCTCTACCTGCAGACTTGATTAGAAG GGGAATGGCTGTGGAAGATCCATTTGCTCCTCATGGGTTAAGGCTTACCATTCCAGACTATCCATTTGCCAATGATGGGCTCCTTCTATGGGATGCTATAAAGCTATGGGTCACTGACTATGTTAACCATTATTACCCTGAACCTAAACTTGTGGAGTTAGATGAAGAGCTACAAGCATGGTGGACAGAGATTCGAACAGTTGGTCATGCAGACAAAAAGGATGAACCATGGTGGCCAGTTCTTAAAACCCCAAAAGACCTCATTAAAATTCTCAACATCATCATATGGGTGACTTCTGGTCACCATGCTGCTGTGAACTTTGGGCAATACACTTATGGGGGTTATTTCCCAAACCGGCCGACAATTGCTAGAACTAAAGTGCCCTCAGAGGACCCTACAGAAGAAGAGTGGAAAAAGTTCATTGCAAAACCTGAAAGGGCACTTCTGAAGTGCTTTCCCTCAAAACTGCAAGCAACTAGAGTCATGGCTGTGTTGGATATATTGTCGACTCATTCACCAGATGAGGAGTACATAGGGGAGAAGATGGAACCATCATGGGCTGAAAACCCTGTCATAAAGGCTGCTTTTGAACGATTCAGAGAAAGACTGAAGAAGATAGAAAAAATAATAGATGACAGGAATGAAAATCCAAAGTTGAAGAACAGAAATGGAGCTGGCGTTGTCCCATACGAGCTTTTGAAGCCATTCTCCAAGCCTGGTTTGACTTCAATGGGTGTTCCCTGTAGTATATCTATTTAA